The Euphorbia lathyris chromosome 2, ddEupLath1.1, whole genome shotgun sequence genome includes a window with the following:
- the LOC136220205 gene encoding protein FLX-like 3 — protein MTGRNHMPSEAYNDRRGFPPPRPSMLNPPLPHPPLHPARLEDKLEMQHVEIRRLLADNRRLMKDRMAFQKQLVAAKAELHRMNRVKNEAAQLRVEVEKLNSLKQGLLGQIQSLKQDLARSQTDNQQIPHLHQELMHARKAIDYEKKANVELVQYRQAMEKDIVSMTREVKKLASTHAQPWLAGGHCGMKYGNHEGFPAPYWNGYAAYMSAPGPASGDKARMSGR, from the exons ATGACAGGCAGAAATCACATGCCTAGTGAAGCCTATAATGACCGACGTGGGTTCCCACCCCCGAGACCTTCCATGCTTAACCCTCCTTTGCCACACCCACCTCTGCACCCTGCAAGGTTGGAGGATAAACTAGAAATGCAGCATGTTGAAATCCGCAGGCTCCTTGCTGATAATCGTCGGTTGATGAAAGATCGGATGGCTTTTCAGAAACAACTTGTTGCTGCTAAAGCTGAACTTCATCGCATGAATCGTGTGAAAAATGAAGCTGCACAACTTCGTGTAGAAGTTGAGAAATTGAATAGTTTGAAGCAAGGGCTGCTTGGTCAAATTCAGTCACTGAAACAAGATCTTGCAAGATCCCAAACTGATAATCAACAGATTCCTCATTTGCACCAGGAGCTTATGCATGCTAG GAAAGCTATTGATTATGAAAAGAAAGCAAACGTTGAGTTGGTGCAGTATAGACAAGCAATGGAGAAGGACATTGTTTCCATGACTCGTGAAGTTAAAAAGCTTGCCAGTACTCATGCTCAACCCTGGCTTGCAG GCGGACATTGCGGGATGAAATATGGTAACCATGAGGGTTTTCCTGCTCCGTATTGGAATGGATATGCGGCTTATATG AGTGCTCCTGGTCCTGCTTCGGGGGATAAGGCCCGCATGTCTGGTCGTTGA